A single region of the Panthera tigris isolate Pti1 chromosome B1, P.tigris_Pti1_mat1.1, whole genome shotgun sequence genome encodes:
- the PACRGL gene encoding PACRG-like protein, with translation MQKSECHGGVQLRNRGADNCDQRTSSSIQIKHRTTVQQGKSSSSTSSPESARKSHPRPSDKLNPKTINPFGEQSRAPSAFAAIYSKGGIPCRLVHGSVKHRLQWECPPENLPFDPLLITLAEGLRETKHPYTFVSKEGFRELLLVQGAPEKAVPLLPRLVPVLKAALVHLDDDVFARGLNALVQLSVVVGPSLNDHLKHLLTSLSKRLRDKKFKEPITSALQKLEQHGGSGSLIIIKSKIPTYCSICC, from the exons ATGCAGAAATCAGAGTGCCACGGAGGCGTTCAGCTGAGAAACAGAGGGGCAG ATAACTGTGATCAAAGGACATCATCGAGCATACAAATAAAACATAGGACTACAGTTCAACAAGGCAAATCCTCATCATCAACCAGTTCCCCAGAGTCCGCAAGAAAATCTCATCCTCGACCAAGTGATAAACTTAACCCTAAGACAATTAACCCG tttggtgAACAGTCCCGAGCCCCTTCTGCATTTGCGGCTATTTACTCTAAAGGAGGTATTCCTTGCAG ATTGGTCCATGGTTCAGTGAAACACAGACTGCAGTGGGAATGTCCTCCTGAAAATCTTCCATTTGATCCTCTTCTTATTACTTTAGCAGAG GGTTTGAGAGAGACTAAACATCCATACACCTTCGTGTCAAAGGAGGGATTTAGAGAATTACTTTTGGTCCAAGGAGCTCCTGAAAAAGCTGTGCCTTTGCTTCCAAGACTGGTTCCTGTGCTAAAGGCGGCTCTG GTACACCTGGATGATGACGTGTTTGCAAGAGGTCTGAATGCTCTCGTGCAGCTAAGTGTCGTCGTTGGTCCTTCTCTGAATGACCATCTGAAACATCTGCTGACAAGT ctttccaaGAGACTGAGGGATAAGAAATTCAAAGAGCCCATCACCAGTGCATTACAGAAGCTAGAGCAGCATGGTGGGAGT